The window AAGTTGATATGGCATTAGGAAGGTAAAGAGCTTTGCCAACACACAAGAAAATGTTATGATGgttgtttgattttatttaaagatGATAGGGTTTTTTTTGTTGCAGATTTGAGAGCGGTGTTGTAAAGGCAGAGAGAGCTGCGATGCTAGACCAGACCAATCCTGAGCTTGTGTCGGTTTTAAACAACGTGAAGATGGTTGTGAAGGCACGTACTCGTGGTAACGAGCTGTTTAGTTCAGGGAGATACTCTGACGCGAGTGTAGCTTATGGAGACGGTCTCAAACAAGATGGTTCCAACTCGGTATTGTATTGTAATAGAGCAGCGTGTTGGTATAAGCTCGGTTTGTGGGAGAAATCAGTTGAAGACTGTAATCAAGCACTTAAGATTCACCCTAGTTACATCAAGGCACTTCTAAGAAGGGCTGCTTCATATGGAAAGGTGAGATTATAACTCAATTTAGTTAGTTATGAACCGATTTTTGTATTGTCATGAGGCCGCAAATCGGTTATATCTGAAACAATCTTCTTAAAATTCGGTTTAAATcgatttaaatagttttaaactACTTAAAACTGGTTTGAATTGATTTAAATGgatctaaattaattaataatgttagTGCAAAAGCCACatttttttgtatatctaattttttatagttcatcaaaatgtttttataattaaatccgaaaattgaaatatttgatatgaatgtaaaatataagaaaaaataataatttgttaaTGCTTAGACTTCACCTAAATCCCGAATAATCTGCTTAACAATTTCTTGAACATTTATTAACCGAGTATGAATGACAATGtttgtttgatatatatagCTTGGTCGATGGGAAGATGCTGTCAGAGATTATGAGTTTGTGAGAAGGGAACTTCCGGGAGACAGTGAAGTTACAGAGTCTCTAGAGAGTGCCAAAATCGCGGTGATGAACAGAAGTCAAGTATCTAAAAGCTTTGGATACAATAACCAAGTTGAAGCGGTTTCAACTTTGGATAAGTTCAAGAACGTTGTTTCACTTCCCGGTAAGTTTTTAAACATAAGACTATAATTTGTATCTGAAAGGTTGAGATTTTGCTTAAAAGTGGAAACATGTTTTCTTTCAGGTGTCTCTGTGTTTCATTTCAAATCATCATCAAACCGACAATGCGAAGAGATATCTCCCTTCATCAACACTTTATGCCTTCGGTAtccattagtacatttcttcatgGTAACACCACTCTCCAACAATGCCTTTTTATAACACAGTCTCGCAGTGTTTTAACTGAggaaataaaatgttatttagGTGGATGTGGAGGAAAGCGTGGCGTTGGCGAAGGCAGAGAGTATCAGGAAAGTTCCAACGTTTAAGATGTACAAAAATGGAGATAAGGTGAAGGAGATGATATGTCCGAGCCACCAGTTTCTTGAGGACTCTATAAAGCACTTCCTCTTATAATACGAAAGCCTATGATCAATCATATTATTATCTGCTTCCCATAATCTTATCCCAAAAGCCTATTTTTAAGAATTAAGAGAAGAGCTATTATTCTATCATTCAACAAAttgttcattcttttttttctatataaatttatgtggtTTGACTCTGCTTGCTTTGAACGAGTAAAGTGTTCAGAAGTATTCTAGATATGCAAGCTTCATTATCAATTCACGTGTCTTGTGTTATATATAATGTGCTACATTCTATATTAACCATATGAAAGAAACTGAACAGAGTTATTCTGGTGTGGTTGATGCGCATGAACCAATGAAACAATGAGTCATTTATATTATTAGTAGTTAACAATCTCTAAAACCATTCAGGTGAGTTCATGATCTACTAGTAGAAGACAGAAAAATTCAAGGAAAAACTGACAAGTATAAATCATTCACACTAGTAGAACACCTCACAGGCTTTCAAAGACTGATCAGCAGCCTCTATCCTCTCTCATTTCCTGATTTGAATTCAGCAAGGTAGCGGTAATAGTCACCTAtcctgccaaaaaaaaaaccaaacaaatCTTCATATACAGATAACTTTAACGATTTAAGTTTAAAAATATCAATTGAAGAGAAGTAATTAGCTTACATCTTATTGAAGAAGACGGTTGAATCACACTCGGAAGCAGATGGAGTCAGATGCTCATTTTAAACACAGACATTATATCAACACATATGTTAGGAAGCTCTAGCGCAATGTTTGTGTTACAATACtatttctttgtttgtttgtgacAAGTTTATTGTTGAGTTATGAAGTTATTGACGCCATGGACAACAGCATCTTCTTGCGAGCTAATTTGTTAACTCTCCCCATAGTTTCATCAAATTGCAACAACATCCAGTTCATCtgattcttttctttctttcttggttTCTCAATATCTACTGCCTTGTTGTTTCCTTTATTGGTTTAGAATATGTATATGTTTCATTTTAAGACAATTTGTTGTATCAAAATAGCAATGCTTAACAAGAAATTATCATATCATGCTCATAAGAAAAGCGTACGTAGGATTCAGAGAGATTTATCACATCGTAGAATAATAATACATAGCGAAGATAGTACAAATGGATGATAAATTAAAATGCCTTAACCGGTATTCTGCATACCGGCGGCTATACCCTTCATGGTGAGGATAACAGTGTCTTCAAGTCCAGGTGCATACTCGCTCTTTGGATTCAGCTTAACGAGCTCAGCCGCTGGTTTACTAGACTCCATGTAGTCTTTAGACAAGTGTGGCCTAACTTTAACGTGGAAGCTCGGGTCACGTATCTGCTTCAACGTATAGGCTTGGCACACGTTCAACGTCGTGATGTATGGGTCACGTAGCTGCAGCCTTTGCCTCAAGTATGGATCACCTTCAAGAATATCCTTGTGACCCGCCACCTAGTCAAGGAAAGAACCAAACTCATAAAACCGAACCAAGAACCTGTCTGAACATCTAAGTTAATACCTGGAGGAGGAGGCGTCTGGTCTCTTGGTAGTTAACTCGAAGCTGTTCACCAAAGGGTTGAAGCTCTTCAGAGACGAGGAGACGGTCGTAGAGAGCAGCGATTCCAGGGTCTCCTTTGGCGAAAACCATTTCGACTAGatcgattgtgacgcggaagaaAGGCCACTGGTTGTACATCTCTTTGAGCATGTTGAGATTCTTTGCGTCTTTCTGGATCACACGTTTGAATGCAGATCCAAAGCCTAGCCACACTGGCAAGTGAAACCTCGTCTGAGTCCAGGCAAAGATCCATGGGATTGCACGTAGAGATTCAATTCCTCCACTCGGTTTCCGCTTTGATGGTCTGCTTCCTATGTTCATCCTTCCATACTCAAGCTCAGGTGTTGCCTATAAGACAAGAGAGTTGGTTAAACAACTTAACAGAGAGAAATTAGAGCAAATGTAGGTGTGCAGGTTCGAGTAATTCAGGTTATTGGGTTctttcggttttcggttagttcggttcaaCACAAATCTTACCTAATTAATCCGAAAtaaagtttggttcggtttttgaAAATCCTACCAAAGATTTTAATTTCtgttatattttggtttaattttgttaaattttttggtttgggtttatggTATGATgtggttataattttttaaaaaagaaaaaaagtaaccGATTaccgaactgaaccgaaaaCCAAATTTTTTAAACCTACCGAATCGAACCGAACTCCTAACCGAAGTTTAGTTCGGTTCGGACAAAAATCCTAGGCCTAGGCAAGTGTGTTGGTTAAAGAACTTACCAGACGGAAGTACTCCACAAAACGTGGCTCCTTGAAGACAACAGAGCGGTACTCTTCAGTGGCAATTACAGCCATCTCATCCATGAGCACACGCCACTCAGGTTTAGGAGAAACAGGCGGATGCATTCCATGCTCGAGCGTAGCAGCCGTGAAACGCTGAAGAGTCCTAAAACACAAGTGCTCTTCTCCAAAAGACTGTTCTATAACTTCTCCTTGAACGGTTACCCTCAGCTGCCCGTGAATGGTATCCGGAGGCTGAGACAAGATAGCAAGATGCGTCGGTCCACCTCCTCTCCCAACAGTCCCACCTCTCCCGTGAAACATTGTCAGCTTCACTCCAAACTCCTTCGCAACCTTCACAAGCTCCTCTTGCGTCTTGTACAACTGCCACGCGGCGGATAAACGCCCAGCGTCTTTGCCTGAGTCAGAGTACCCTATCATGACTTCTTGCTTACCGTTGATCCTGTTTCTGTACCACTCTATCGAGAAGAGACGTGCAACCGAAGCAGGAGCGTTTTCTAAATCCGCTAGCTTCTCAAACAAAGGGACGACTCTCAGAGGATGAGTGATCCCGCATTCGCGTTGTAAGAGCTCAACAGCGAGGACGTCTGATGGAGCAGTGGCCATTGAGATGATGTAAGCGCCGAAACTATCGTAAGGAAGCTCTGAGATGACTTTGAACGTGTCCAACACGTCAGCTATCTCTTCGGTTTTGGGAAGATCAGGTCCGAAGAGAGGGCGTTTCCCGCTTAGCTCGGATAAGAGCCAGTCCTGTCTTTTGTCCTCTGACCATTCTTTGTAAGATCCAATGCCTAAGTGCTGTGTGATAGCGTCTAAAACATCGGTGTGTCTGTCGGATTCTTGACGGATGTCAAGCTTCACGAGTGCGAGTCCAAATGTAGATACTTGGCGCAAGAAATCGAGAAGGCTTCCATCAGCGATAGGTCTGTCACCGCAGTCACAGAGAGACCTGTAACAAAGCTCAAGCGGCTCCAAAAACTTTGGAACGAAACAGAAAGTTAGTTAGCTAAAGAAGCAAATCAAACAACAAACAATGTTTCAGTTTGgattattttgataaattataagaatttaaaatatgaaaaaaagaaattaaacaaatttGTGGGTTTAAGCTAACATTTGATTTAATAAATTTAGACCAATTTAGATCTATTTTAAACTTAATTAGACCGATTTTAACCAATTTAAAACGATTTAAACTGATTTGAGTAACATAAATCAAATTTTCAGAAAATCGTTTTAGGTATGAccgattttttgaacattggaAGGAACTAGAGAACACACCTGGTCCACACTTGTGAAAACAGCGTCTTCAGGAACGTCTGAAACGCCGCTAGACAGTAACTGACGCGCATGCTCACGTGTGTTGTACAGCTTGTCCCTCACGTCTCCAAGAATGGCTCGATATGGCTCACTTGAAGGGATTTGCTtccaaaattctaaaaaaatcgaACGCACATCAAAACATACTATAATAATATCTTAAACTAGCTAGATGGTAAACACACACCTATGTAGTGTTTGGCATCCCTTTTGGCACATCTTTGAGCTTCTGCGCGAACACGAAGTTCCTCATTGCAACGCCACATGGACATCTACAAATAAACCAAACATTAACAACCAAAGAAAGAAACTAAGGACGCTGTGGTGAGCTTTGGACGTTTCTTTACCTCGAACATAAGATCTTCAATCTGGGAGAAGTAGAGATTAGCAGCCATCATTCTTGCTAGTAAGCATACATCTCTTGTAACTTCAGGAGTGACTCGAGGGTTTCCTGGATTAAGACATGTTTGATAgttaaaatcatgttttcaagaGGATACAgaagtaataataataagagtGTAGGGTACCATCACGGTCTCCACCCATCCAAGAAGAGAACTGAATGAGAGGAGCATTGTAAGGAACACGCTCGTTGATACCAATGTTCTTCAAAGCAGTGTCAACACGTCTCAAGAATTTAGGAACTCCTTTCCAGATTGTCTCATGGAAGTAGCTCATCCCTGCTCTCATCTCATCTTGTGGTGTAGGAGGAGTTCTTCTGATCTCATCAGTGCGAAAAGCAGCTTGAATCTGGTGCCAACAAAACACAAGAGTTTTAAGTATATTGCAAAGCAATAATAAAAGATTCACTTTGTGTATACCTCTCGTTGCAGAGCTTCATCGAGTTCTTGTTTATCATCAGGAGTGATGTCCTTTGCATATAACTGTGTCAAACAATCACGAATCCTGGAAACATTCAAAAACACAATACATCAGTAAAACTAGGCCTGGAATATTGAAACCGAACCAAATTCGCCAAACCGAAAGAAACTTCAGTTAGCTTGGTTTGACTCGGTAGGTTTTCGGTTAGGCAATCAGttacttcaatttttttttctttttaaatattatgCCCAAACCATACCAGAAACTGGGGCCGAGCTAACCAAATTTCGAACCAAACTAACGGaaaaaccgaactaaccaaatttatcaaatttttaacaAAACTAAACCGAAATTAAAAACTCCGGTAagattttcaattgaaaaaccGAAATAACTGAATACCTAACCAAAATTTATTTCGGGTTAATTCGGTAAGATTTATGTTGAACAGAACTAACCGAACCCACATGCCTAAGTAACACAAAGTCACAAGCTATCAAAATGTCTGGGACTCAGAACAAACCTTCCAAACTTTTGAAGCAAAGACCGGCGAACAGATTGAGTAGGGTGAGCAGTTAAGACCAAGTCAACAGTCTGGTTCTTGAGAGCATCAAAGACCTCTTCAGGGGTCTTGTTAAGCTGCAAGAGCCTCTTGAGAGTCTCTTCAATATCGGATTCCGTTGTCGCAGAGGCCTCATCAGCGAAATCTCCTTTCTTAAGCTTCTTGATCCTGCGCCTGTAGGCAATCTGGACTTCCTCAGCAAGATTAGCCAAGCTAAGCATGTTGGAGAATGACTTTGTGACCACGATTGAGTCTCCTGGATCCAAACTAGTAAGCATGTTTCCAAGCTCCTCTAGCTTCTCAGTGTTGCGGTTCCCATCGTAATCGGCAGCAACCTCATAGCATTCTTGAACCTTtcagacaaaaacaaaacaaaacattgtCTGTTTCAGAACAAAAGGAGAaacaacaaacacaaacacaaacacagTTCAAATAACAAagttaaagaagagaaacatacaAACTCTCTGACTTCTTCGCCATGCAGATCCTGAAGAATGTCGAGAAACCGATCCAGCAACAGAGCATCGTACTCAACAAGCTTGTCGTCTTCAGAGACTTTAGCTGGAGCAATAAGCCTCAGCTGAGCATCAATGGAAGCCATCTTCTTCAAACTTCCAGTAGCCATGGCTGATGCTTCCTAGTTTTAAACCTTAGTCCTCAAATCTAATCAAAAATCCCCCAGAAATTTTCAGATTGACACGCGTAAATAAAGGAGATATAATTTGGTGAAAGTAAAGTAAAGAGGGCCGAGCAGTTTCGTACACGAGGAAGATGatggaaggagaagaaacagttgataaagtttattttagtttttctgaaagtgtttagaaaaaaaatctcaGTAGCCAAATCTAGTCCATTCGATGTGTAGTTGTACCTTATTTATAGCTGAAACTctctttatctattttatttaatttattgaaatttttttttgtaaccttTTTTCTTGTTTAATTTATGGAaatctttttgttattttttcaaaagaaatcGTTTTGTAAATTTACAAAACAAATCTTTTTGTAGTTTTACTCTTTagcaactatattttcttttatgatAAGCataacatagattttttttgaacttatcaAACATAAATTTATGGGATAGTGTTAACACATCTGACCAATAATTAACTTTTTACTGAATAACATATGGTTAATTCTCTCTTGTGCTTACACTTTTCTTGCGAAAGTTGTTTTCAAATTAAATGACAAATGATTACTTTAAAATTTAACTATTTGAGTTGAcaaaaatcaataaaagtagAAGTATGTAAACCTATTATCCACATAATCAAGGGAAATTgtcacaaataccacattcatagtattacttttcatgtttacactaaccacttttaccctcacttttaacgAATGGTgtaatacaattatacccttagggcaGTGGCGGACCCAAGATTAAATTTAACCTGGATCAAACTATGTacataaaaaggaaaaacaacTAAAATGTGTCATCAAGGGGATTTGAACAATGGTTTAGAAGGTCAGATGCTGAACTTAACCAGGAGAGCTAAtaatttttcattgtttttatggacaaaataatatttatacagATTTAAGGGGTTGCAGGTGGCACTCCATTGATGTACATAGGTCCGCCACtgccttagggttaactaatctagacttagagtttagagttgaggagtggagtggggtttttggaatgtgaaatttattattctaataaatatataaatacttaaaaaatatataaattttttttaaaaaaatagtttcaaacataattttcgtttttcaaaaagaaatttgaaaaaaaaaaataaaaaaaaatcaataaaaaaattcaaaaaaagtttacattttttttttttactttttttacttttttatattttttatatttttttatctttttattttattttatactttttttttgcttatttttatttaaataataatttattatatatataaataacaaggacataagagtcttttaccacttaatgaaaaaaagtatttttgaaaatgtctcattagtggtggtaaaaatgaaaaatggttTCATGAAAGTGGTatcatgaaagtggtaaacatgtaatttcccccaTAATCAATGCTGGGTAGTCAATAGATAAACATTTTGAGGATTTGTAGAGCTTTTAAGgaaaattataattaagtaCTTTAAgttgttttctaaaaaaaattaaataaaaattaataagtgCAATACAAAATATTTGTAGGTCAGTAGGTGTCAAATATAACATGAGTAATGAATATGTTttccataaacaaaaaaaaaaaagagaataaataattaaattttgagTGTCGTACGTCGTCATACGAAATCAGGAACGGACCAAGCTGCATGTGTACGGTCGCCATGGTGACTTTAGAGTGGACTGATGAGTCAGTCACCAATTCGACTTTTCCCTTTTCCTGATTTGGcttctttttaatatatcaCGAGACCAATATCTCACATTGTTTTTTTCTACCTTTTATTTCATAAGCATCTAAGAAAATGTGAACTTCATAACTAATTACAGGCATATACGGAATATGCCAACGGATATGCTGATTAGCTTCATATATACGTATAGTTTCTCTTCTCCTTTAGTTTACACTTGTAAGATACAAACAATTTGagactaaataaaaataaattctctagtatagtcttttttttttaatttgtcacaaaaaaatttcaacgaagaaaatgactaaaataagttttattaaaaattttatcctaggattaactaatctagacttaagaTTTAAAGTTAATGGGTGTGAATTTGGAGATagagtttcaaattaaaaaaaaaaaccaaaaaataaatattaaaaattaaaaaaaaactattttggtcatttttttttaaagctatttttgtgacaaaaacttaaaagacttatttgagagaattgtctttaaataaatcaaaacacgGGGAATTCTAATAATAAAAACAGTATAATTACCGTAGGGGAGAAAACATTTTTCTTGAGATATCCAAGCAAGTAGGAGACTTTTCTGCAAATGGattcaaagtaaacactatTGTTTAGCAACTAGccttagaaaattatatattagtgAGTTATCGAAAACAAAAGTTTCTGGTGAAAAGAAGAAAACTCCCCAAGAATTGTGGAAGGAGCTAGAAATAACACAGCTTTTTGAACCTTTGGCTTTAAACGTACCTAGACTATTACGGTCTTATCATATGCTTTTATTCCAGtatttatacttttatttattctttttatttgattctTGAATCTAAGAACAAATGGCCAACCAAAGATGTCCATGGTAGAAACTGAATCATTTAAAGACCTTATCATATCAATTTATTTTTGTCAATGATCTTATCGTATCAGATTAAATCAGTACCCTACTGAGATATATATGTTACTTTATTTGATccattataaataaattgatacatcaaaaaatttaatcatttttctttatttatttatttttatttattgtattactATTTTATAATTACCAATCAAAGTCTAATAATTAGAACTCTATTTTGAGTTTTAGAATCTATTATGTCTATTTTATGTCAAATTTGCCTAGTCCTAAACTGGTGTTCATAAGCATTTTTGCCAATCTATACTCAAATTTTGGATATCTACCTGATTATGGTGGTAGCTTTAAAATCATGTGTCACTGTAGCTACATCACTAATTACCCtaagaaaattatgttttgaaGTGCGAATCAAAATAGTACACAAcattttatagaatttatatctatatatgcAAAAGTTTGATGGCATTTTGCCATTTTTAGCTTATTTATTacaattgatatatttttattttagttctataagaacatctccaacccatctctatttctacctctataatagcatttagaggcaAAATCACTCCAACTCATCTCTATTTttgcctctaaaatagagattgctattttctcctctatttatagaggaagaaatagcattcctctatattttgctctatatgtagagattactattttagagaaatacattggagtaaaacccacctctattatagagttcctctattttagaggtaaaaatagagaaatacattggagatggtctaacattgtatatattatcttctataatatttttatatcttaCATTTTATCGAATAATAAGTTTTccgattatatatataatgtataacCAAGTAATCAAACGATCTTAGTAAAGGTTATTTGAGCTTTAGAAGATGTGAAAGGGCATTTCAATATTTGTTTATAACCTTTTAATTTCTTCAAGAGACGGACGAAGAAATAAATAGACCAATATTAATTTTATCTCTAATATGAtgtatatatcaaataaatttccTCAGATTCTCTAACattgtatatttgtattttgaAGTGTTACTTTATAATCAGTGAGacaaaagaaacaaagcaaGAAAGATTCGTACGTACGCATATATTATTTTGCATGATATCAATCACATCTTCTAGATGAACTCTAACCACATGTTCTATGTTCTTCgaatcataatatatattaactattGCTATTATGCACTACTCAATAGTGTCATGATAATAATATATAGCTCAGTTGCTCTACTTCGAATAAAAGCATAAAGTTACAATTTTTTCATCGAAAAAATGAAATATGAGGAAGTGGTGGGAATATATGCCAACTGTTCTACGGACATTCTTTGGGTATTTATGTATCCAGACATAAGCCTAGATTCTGTGCTATTAAAAGACCGTGGAGGTCTGGCTAATTATATGGGGCAAGGGGTGCGCTCTCCCTAGGTCCATAGCCAATTCTACTATTTTAGGGATTTTCCCAtcaatatattatcatttttccTGTAATATTTTAGAAGATAGTTAATCATAAGAGTAAGTAACTAAGTATTTTCCCAAGGGCGAAAGTTGAGCCGGCGCTAGACCGTGTTATATGATAAAGAAATATATTCCCATT is drawn from Brassica rapa cultivar Chiifu-401-42 chromosome A05, CAAS_Brap_v3.01, whole genome shotgun sequence and contains these coding sequences:
- the LOC103866650 gene encoding phosphoenolpyruvate carboxylase 2 isoform X1, whose product is MATGSLKKMASIDAQLRLIAPAKVSEDDKLVEYDALLLDRFLDILQDLHGEEVREFVQECYEVAADYDGNRNTEKLEELGNMLTSLDPGDSIVVTKSFSNMLSLANLAEEVQIAYRRRIKKLKKGDFADEASATTESDIEETLKRLLQLNKTPEEVFDALKNQTVDLVLTAHPTQSVRRSLLQKFGRIRDCLTQLYAKDITPDDKQELDEALQREIQAAFRTDEIRRTPPTPQDEMRAGMSYFHETIWKGVPKFLRRVDTALKNIGINERVPYNAPLIQFSSWMGGDRDGNPRVTPEVTRDVCLLARMMAANLYFSQIEDLMFEMSMWRCNEELRVRAEAQRCAKRDAKHYIEFWKQIPSSEPYRAILGDVRDKLYNTREHARQLLSSGVSDVPEDAVFTSVDQFLEPLELCYRSLCDCGDRPIADGSLLDFLRQVSTFGLALVKLDIRQESDRHTDVLDAITQHLGIGSYKEWSEDKRQDWLLSELSGKRPLFGPDLPKTEEIADVLDTFKVISELPYDSFGAYIISMATAPSDVLAVELLQRECGITHPLRVVPLFEKLADLENAPASVARLFSIEWYRNRINGKQEVMIGYSDSGKDAGRLSAAWQLYKTQEELVKVAKEFGVKLTMFHGRGGTVGRGGGPTHLAILSQPPDTIHGQLRVTVQGEVIEQSFGEEHLCFRTLQRFTAATLEHGMHPPVSPKPEWRVLMDEMAVIATEEYRSVVFKEPRFVEYFRLATPELEYGRMNIGSRPSKRKPSGGIESLRAIPWIFAWTQTRFHLPVWLGFGSAFKRVIQKDAKNLNMLKEMYNQWPFFRVTIDLVEMVFAKGDPGIAALYDRLLVSEELQPFGEQLRVNYQETRRLLLQVAGHKDILEGDPYLRQRLQLRDPYITTLNVCQAYTLKQIRDPSFHVKVRPHLSKDYMESSKPAAELVKLNPKSEYAPGLEDTVILTMKGIAAGMQNTG
- the LOC103866650 gene encoding phosphoenolpyruvate carboxylase 2 isoform X2, producing MATGSLKKMASIDAQLRLIAPAKVSEDDKLVEYDALLLDRFLDILQDLHGEEVREFVQECYEVAADYDGNRNTEKLEELGNMLTSLDPGDSIVVTKSFSNMLSLANLAEEVQIAYRRRIKKLKKGDFADEASATTESDIEETLKRLLQLNKTPEEVFDALKNQTVDLVLTAHPTQSVRRSLLQKFGRIRDCLTQLYAKDITPDDKQELDEALQREIQAAFRTDEIRRTPPTPQDEMRAGMSYFHETIWKGVPKFLRRVDTALKNIGINERVPYNAPLIQFSSWMGGDRDGNPRVTPEVTRDVCLLARMMAANLYFSQIEDLMFEMSMWRCNEELRVRAEAQRCAKRDAKHYIEFWKQIPSSEPYRAILGDVRDKLYNTREHARQLLSSGVSDVPEDAVFTSVDQVCSLVPSNLVCRLQLDLMVEKTLMNLRERWWCIAPFNLINDHFVLLWKTFNHILNLVFMIQRLTK